AAATCAGCTTGAGTTTTTTATCTAACataacaatttaatttaacatatCGAGACTTGTAAGGGTTTCTTGAGCATTTCGAATTATTAGCCACTCAGTTGGAACAATGTGTTGATTTCACATCTAAGAAACCGGAAGTCGATATACTATCCTACACAGCCTCCAAGTAATAACATAACATCGCTGAAAGATATATTAACTGAACTAAAGCATAACGTCTTATGTTAGATACCAGGTACTGATGAAATTAGCTTGAAAACCCCGAAGTCTTTGGAAGTAATGAAAGGGCCAAGAGTGTATTTATGGTCACCTACATTTGGGAACCAAACTAAATTCCTCTGAAATCCGTCTTCTAGTTTGTCTTGGTTAATTAGGccaagataattttttttcttaaatggGATAATGCGATCCATTTGAAGCTTAGGTGCGATTGAGAATTCAGTGAGAAAAGACATCCCGTAAGagatattattgttaatttaaatCGCAAGCCacgcttgtttttttcatgaatcaTGAATCATTCTCGTGAaatgatgtttttgttgtgttagCCTCTAATCGAAGACATTGAATTCTAAATAAAAAGACATGGGGAAGGAAACTCATCGAGCCGAGAAGTTACCATATTCAAGGCGCGTGAAGGTTTTCTATGATTGCCTGTGGTCACGAATAACTACCTAACGGGACACCCGGTGGCCATGGAAGACAAAATTAGTATTAGGTTACCTATCTTTGGAGAGCTGTGGAGGAGCCAGGCTTACTGAGATGTATCGTAACAAGAGGCATGGCATATAATCCAAGCTCAGTCAAGCTCAGTTACTGTGTTACTTGTGACAGGAACAGTCCTTACCAAAAGCAACCAAAAGATCCAAGTATGGCTTCTTTCGTTTCACCTTTACATGGCTTGTGtctatttcaaaaaagttgCAAAACTCTTTCAGCATTTGAACTGAAAAAGGAGAGAGCTTAGAGGAACTAATTAGATCACATATGTTGTAGCAGTCATAAACTATTGGATGCTCTAATGATACTTCTCGCATGACTGCATTGCTGAGCTCTTGAAGTGCACTCTCAGTCTCTGCGTCATCCGCCTCCCCGTCACTACCACTCGTTACATCTGGTAAGCGCCGCTTAGCTGCCAATCGACTGAAAAAGCTTGCTACCTGCTGTGAAGTCAAAAACTCTGCACTTGTAAACAAGCGATTTCCCTCACTGTCCCTGGCTGCCATCATAGCCCTTGCCACAGACTCCGGATCCGATTTCCGTCCCGAGATTTCTCCAAGATCgaatttctttgttaaataATCTTTCTGATTAGCGGTGAATCTGGTTCTTTTAAGTTGGGATGACCTCAATGCCCAGCCCATGGGGAGCAACAGGTTTTCCACTGATCGCAGTTTAGATAGTTCTTTTGGAATGTTTGGCACACTACCAGTTTGCACATCCAGTCTCTCGGAATAACCAACGATGGCTCTGTCGAAGAGACTCTCGTTCTCAATAGCAAGGTGATGTCTGCCACAGTCTAGGTGCCATTGAAGTGAGGAGAACCGTTGATAGCGTTTAATGCATCCTTCCTCAGGACAGGAAAAGAGGTCAACATTTGATTCATCTGAGGACGATTCGTCAGAACTTGGTGAATCGCTAGGGCCAGTTGAATTTGCTTGTTTCGGAGGAATCTTGGCCTTCTTGGATGTAATTGTTTTAAACTGTGCCTTTTCTCCGCAAGTGCCACAGTCAATGGCTGACAGCCTTGGAATTTCTGCATTTGGTGGGACGCCAAGTTTCTCCCACTGAATCAACTTTCCAGGACCAATATTATAGGCTTTAAATGCACGCAGCCCTTCTTCAGAATACTCTATGTTAGAAATAGTGCTCACACCTTCCAACCGAACGGTGGAGAATGTGGAGGCCTCAGGTGGTCCTGAAACAGTAACGTTAACAGATGGTACTCCACCCGATGAGAGAATGGCATTCTTCATTTCCTCTGCACTCTCAATATTGTTCCCTGAATTGAGAAAGATCTTCATATGGGACTTGATAGTTGCCGCTTTCCTGTCACAAGCGCCTTTACCTGCCTGTGAATCACAGAAATCCATCCTCCTGACTGAAACGCCCTGCTGTTGGCCGATTAATTTTGCTCCAACAATTGTCTTACCACAGTGGTAACAACCGGCGTTGTCTTGCCAGTAATAGATGTTCTGTAGTTGTGGATGGCCCTCTCTAAGTTGTCTTACCACGTCTGACATAACAGAGAGTACTGTACAGCTATCCTGACTGCAGCTCCTGAAAACATTAACAAACGTCATCATCTGTAGTTTGTGGTCATTTCCTCTCCTAATGGATACAGTTAGATGCCAGGAAATCCCACGTTTCGCAAACCAATCCGTCTGGCTCTCTCTAAACTTCCGCGGAAGGAACTTCATAGCCCAGTCCTGAACTAAAAGAACGGAAGTGTCGTCTAGTGCATTCACTATATCCAATCTTGCTTCTTCTTGATTAACTGACCGCAGTAGATGCGCTTTCCAGCTCACGATGTCTTGCTTAGCCTTTCCCATTACAAAACGAAGCTCCTCTTTCAGTTCATCTGCAGCAAGTGCCTCAATTGCAGCCGTGATGTCGTCTATGGTCTTGGTAAGATCATCGCATTTGTCACAATAGGTTCTGTGCTCATGTGAACACTGGGACTGATAATCGCGGTCAGTAGGGTCGTTTAGGGCATAGACGCGACAGTGATCAGGTACGTCTGAGCTCTCTGAGACATGAACCTGTAAAGGAAATAAGCACAAGGCGCATTTTGCAGCTAACGGTGACATGGTACAAAGTCCACCATACTAGTGAGACCACGCTGCGAAGAAGGATATTCGAAACAAAGCGGTCGCGATCAGACAATTCTTACCTTTCCGTCTTTCTAATGCTTCTGTGACGTGCGTGGTTTGTTCTCCAGTACAGCAGACTTTTTACCACGTGATGGTAGGCTGCACAAATGCCTATTACCGTCGTCTACCTTTAAAGCCTCAAAGTAGTCTTAAAGCCGGGACGGGGTAGCGTCGTATATTACACTATTCAGTCCTAATTTCGTCCTTGTGGTTGTCGTAAAATGTCACCTTAGCTAGAATTCCAGATTTCAACCAACGTCATATGCATTGCCGTGATACCTTCATTTCCCTCGTTCGAATGTTTGAAATAGATATTCATTTGAAAGCAATGCATTCTATGTCGGCTTAAGTTGGTACATCATGCGttattcaaaaatgaaaaataaagaccAGGCAACCTCAATACACATACCTTGTAATCACTCTTTAGGTAGCGCTTGCATTTCTTTAggtgttctttcttttcttttgcccATGACATCCCCATATCCATTTCTCCCAAACGCTCAGCAACACTTTCAAGGTTATCGAAGGCCTGTGCACCCGCCGAGCTAATGTAATCTATTCCCTGTAACGATTTTCGAGTGGAAGCAGGGCATACTTGGAGAACTCGCAGAAGAGTACTACGACTCAAAGGAGTAAAGTTTTCCTCCTTTGAATAGGCCTGGTATTGCTGAACAATTCGCTCCGGTATCATGTTGCGTACCACATTAGGTATTTTGATTACCTCTTTAGTTGAAAGTGATACTACTTTTTCTCCGAATGGAAGGTCTTGGATGATATGGGGACTGGTAATAAAATCCAGAAAATGAGCGAGCTTTTCTTGCGGAACCACCATTCTTGTTTGTGGACTCTGAGATGGAACTGGCGTACCTCTTCCGTGGAGAAGAATATGCTGTCTAGCCATTATATAGCGATATTTGGTTAAACCTGGTATCCACTCTTGAATCTTCGCAAAACTGACTTTGTCAGCCATGATGGAGAGTATCTGTCGACGTGTATCCCAGTGGTCTGCACTCTTATAGCAAGATGCCAGGGCATCCAAGAGTGTCTCATCTGTAGATCCAGTACCACTCTCAATATCTGCCGAAAACCACCGTTGTATGACTTGCGATCTGGAGAGTGCGTGCCATAGCTGGCCCGGATCTTCTGGTGCCACTTCACTGAGAACCGCTGAGACGGCCTGCCTGGCTTTACGAACATGCTGCCGTTTTGTCCGGTCACTAGTTTCGTTC
This sequence is a window from Acropora palmata chromosome 9, jaAcrPala1.3, whole genome shotgun sequence. Protein-coding genes within it:
- the LOC141891762 gene encoding uncharacterized protein LOC141891762 isoform X4 produces the protein MESKEEPEAEREMDTERHNPVTTSTPFQPCHRGPENETPEIGIVSRLDMVRDDTWNIMENTSTSQIADAPSSLDHLNTFLESREVSPIRYTLRTSWNETSDRTKRQHVRKARQAVSAVLSEVAPEDPGQLWHALSRSQVIQRWFSADIESGTGSTDETLLDALASCYKSADHWDTRRQILSIMADKVSFAKIQEWIPGLTKYRYIMARQHILLHGRGTPVPSQSPQTRMVVPQEKLAHFLDFITSPHIIQDLPFGEKVVSLSTKEVIKIPNVVRNMIPERIVQQYQAYSKEENFTPLSRSTLLRVLQVCPASTRKSLQGIDYISSAGAQAFDNLESVAERLGEMDMGMSWAKEKKEHLKKCKRYLKSDYKVHVSESSDVPDHCRVYALNDPTDRDYQSQCSHEHRTYCDKCDDLTKTIDDITAAIEALAADELKEELRFVMGKAKQDIVSWKAHLLRSVNQEEARLDIVNALDDTSVLLVQDWAMKFLPRKFRESQTDWFAKRGISWHLTVSIRRGNDHKLQMMTFVNVFRSCSQDSCTVLSVMSDVVRQLREGHPQLQNIYYWQDNAGCYHCGKTIVGAKLIGQQQGVSVRRMDFCDSQAGKGACDRKAATIKSHMKIFLNSGNNIESAEEMKNAILSSGGVPSVNVTVSGPPEASTFSTVRLEGVSTISNIEYSEEGLRAFKAYNIGPGKLIQWEKLGVPPNAEIPRLSAIDCGTCGEKAQFKTITSKKAKIPPKQANSTGPSDSPSSDESSSDESNVDLFSCPEEGCIKRYQRFSSLQWHLDCGRHHLAIENESLFDRAIVGYSERLDVQTGSVPNIPKELSKLRSVENLLLPMGWALRSSQLKRTRFTANQKDYLTKKFDLGEISGRKSDPESVARAMMAARDSEGNRLFTSAEFLTSQQVASFFSRLAAKRRLPDVTSGSDGEADDAETESALQELSNAVMREVSLEHPIVYDCYNICDLISSSKLSPFSVQMLKEFCNFFEIDTSHVKVKRKKPYLDLLVAFERGELGHWSAFCFKSVASQNESGRA
- the LOC141891762 gene encoding uncharacterized protein LOC141891762 isoform X3, yielding MESKEEPEAEREVTTEEFAGGTEVLFPMENLSLMDTERHNPVTTSTPFQPCHRGPENETPEIGIVSRLDMVRDDTWNIMENTSTSQIADAPSSLDHLNTFLESREVSPIRYTLRTSWNETSDRTKRQHVRKARQAVSAVLSEVAPEDPGQLWHALSRSQVIQRWFSADIESGTGSTDETLLDALASCYKSADHWDTRRQILSIMADKVSFAKIQEWIPGLTKYRYIMARQHILLHGRGTPVPSQSPQTRMVVPQEKLAHFLDFITSPHIIQDLPFGEKVVSLSTKEVIKIPNVVRNMIPERIVQQYQAYSKEENFTPLSRSTLLRVLQVCPASTRKSLQGIDYISSAGAQAFDNLESVAERLGEMDMGMSWAKEKKEHLKKCKRYLKSDYKVHVSESSDVPDHCRVYALNDPTDRDYQSQCSHEHRTYCDKCDDLTKTIDDITAAIEALAADELKEELRFVMGKAKQDIVSWKAHLLRSVNQEEARLDIVNALDDTSVLLVQDWAMKFLPRKFRESQTDWFAKRGISWHLTVSIRRGNDHKLQMMTFVNVFRSCSQDSCTVLSVMSDVVRQLREGHPQLQNIYYWQDNAGCYHCGKTIVGAKLIGQQQGVSVRRMDFCDSQAGKGACDRKAATIKSHMKIFLNSGNNIESAEEMKNAILSSGGVPSVNVTVSGPPEASTFSTVRLEGVSTISNIEYSEEGLRAFKAYNIGPGKLIQWEKLGVPPNAEIPRLSAIDCGTCGEKAQFKTITSKKAKIPPKQANSTGPSDSPSSDESSSDESNVDLFSCPEEGCIKRYQRFSSLQWHLDCGRHHLAIENESLFDRAIVGYSERLDVQTGSVPNIPKELSKLRSVENLLLPMGWALRSSQLKRTRFTANQKDYLTKKFDLGEISGRKSDPESVARAMMAARDSEGNRLFTSAEFLTSQQVASFFSRLAAKRRLPDVTSGSDGEADDAETESALQELSNAVMREVSLEHPIVYDCYNICDLISSSKLSPFSVQMLKEFCNFFEIDTSHVKVKRKKPYLDLLVAFERGELGHWSAFCFKSVASQNESGRA
- the LOC141891762 gene encoding uncharacterized protein LOC141891762 isoform X1; translated protein: MEAKCSFSGIVGGSCTYERRDRAKNTEVIPLLHCNREIAGHKSTWKIADVETEVELILARASIFNFPENIAQLTICPYHRSSLGIGWRSGSQRCQIPRDISNHSDERKWPRGERGLGKIGSDFVYQKTGVLVPVGSGVCRNCRVLLAKMESKEEPEAEREVTTEEFAGGTEVLFPMENLSLMDTERHNPVTTSTPFQPCHRGPENETPEIGIVSRLDMVRDDTWNIMENTSTSQIADAPSSLDHLNTFLESREVSPIRYTLRTSWNETSDRTKRQHVRKARQAVSAVLSEVAPEDPGQLWHALSRSQVIQRWFSADIESGTGSTDETLLDALASCYKSADHWDTRRQILSIMADKVSFAKIQEWIPGLTKYRYIMARQHILLHGRGTPVPSQSPQTRMVVPQEKLAHFLDFITSPHIIQDLPFGEKVVSLSTKEVIKIPNVVRNMIPERIVQQYQAYSKEENFTPLSRSTLLRVLQVCPASTRKSLQGIDYISSAGAQAFDNLESVAERLGEMDMGMSWAKEKKEHLKKCKRYLKSDYKVHVSESSDVPDHCRVYALNDPTDRDYQSQCSHEHRTYCDKCDDLTKTIDDITAAIEALAADELKEELRFVMGKAKQDIVSWKAHLLRSVNQEEARLDIVNALDDTSVLLVQDWAMKFLPRKFRESQTDWFAKRGISWHLTVSIRRGNDHKLQMMTFVNVFRSCSQDSCTVLSVMSDVVRQLREGHPQLQNIYYWQDNAGCYHCGKTIVGAKLIGQQQGVSVRRMDFCDSQAGKGACDRKAATIKSHMKIFLNSGNNIESAEEMKNAILSSGGVPSVNVTVSGPPEASTFSTVRLEGVSTISNIEYSEEGLRAFKAYNIGPGKLIQWEKLGVPPNAEIPRLSAIDCGTCGEKAQFKTITSKKAKIPPKQANSTGPSDSPSSDESSSDESNVDLFSCPEEGCIKRYQRFSSLQWHLDCGRHHLAIENESLFDRAIVGYSERLDVQTGSVPNIPKELSKLRSVENLLLPMGWALRSSQLKRTRFTANQKDYLTKKFDLGEISGRKSDPESVARAMMAARDSEGNRLFTSAEFLTSQQVASFFSRLAAKRRLPDVTSGSDGEADDAETESALQELSNAVMREVSLEHPIVYDCYNICDLISSSKLSPFSVQMLKEFCNFFEIDTSHVKVKRKKPYLDLLVAFERGELGHWSAFCFKSVASQNESGRA
- the LOC141891762 gene encoding uncharacterized protein LOC141891762 isoform X2, which codes for MEAKCSFSGIVGGSCTYERRDRAKNTEVIPLLHCNREIAGHKSTWKIADVETEVELILARASIFNFPENIAQLTICPYHRSSLGIGWRSGSQRCQIPRDISNHSDERKWPRGERGLGKIGSDFVYQKTGVLVPVGSGVCRNCRVLLAKMESKEEPEAEREMDTERHNPVTTSTPFQPCHRGPENETPEIGIVSRLDMVRDDTWNIMENTSTSQIADAPSSLDHLNTFLESREVSPIRYTLRTSWNETSDRTKRQHVRKARQAVSAVLSEVAPEDPGQLWHALSRSQVIQRWFSADIESGTGSTDETLLDALASCYKSADHWDTRRQILSIMADKVSFAKIQEWIPGLTKYRYIMARQHILLHGRGTPVPSQSPQTRMVVPQEKLAHFLDFITSPHIIQDLPFGEKVVSLSTKEVIKIPNVVRNMIPERIVQQYQAYSKEENFTPLSRSTLLRVLQVCPASTRKSLQGIDYISSAGAQAFDNLESVAERLGEMDMGMSWAKEKKEHLKKCKRYLKSDYKVHVSESSDVPDHCRVYALNDPTDRDYQSQCSHEHRTYCDKCDDLTKTIDDITAAIEALAADELKEELRFVMGKAKQDIVSWKAHLLRSVNQEEARLDIVNALDDTSVLLVQDWAMKFLPRKFRESQTDWFAKRGISWHLTVSIRRGNDHKLQMMTFVNVFRSCSQDSCTVLSVMSDVVRQLREGHPQLQNIYYWQDNAGCYHCGKTIVGAKLIGQQQGVSVRRMDFCDSQAGKGACDRKAATIKSHMKIFLNSGNNIESAEEMKNAILSSGGVPSVNVTVSGPPEASTFSTVRLEGVSTISNIEYSEEGLRAFKAYNIGPGKLIQWEKLGVPPNAEIPRLSAIDCGTCGEKAQFKTITSKKAKIPPKQANSTGPSDSPSSDESSSDESNVDLFSCPEEGCIKRYQRFSSLQWHLDCGRHHLAIENESLFDRAIVGYSERLDVQTGSVPNIPKELSKLRSVENLLLPMGWALRSSQLKRTRFTANQKDYLTKKFDLGEISGRKSDPESVARAMMAARDSEGNRLFTSAEFLTSQQVASFFSRLAAKRRLPDVTSGSDGEADDAETESALQELSNAVMREVSLEHPIVYDCYNICDLISSSKLSPFSVQMLKEFCNFFEIDTSHVKVKRKKPYLDLLVAFERGELGHWSAFCFKSVASQNESGRA